TAAATAAACACGTCGGACCGAAGCGGATGAAACGGAGATGCATAGCTAAAACCGCATATTGGTATAATAATAAATGCGATTTTATTCATGTTTCTGAAAGCTTTTTATAAATTCTCCTCCTCCAAGTAAGATTGATGCTCAGTCCATGTGAGCCTTAAACCACTCCTCGTTAAAGATATCATTATATGGAAATGTTTGAAACACATGAACAGCTTTATTACGTGTGAACAAAAATAAGTATTATGTCGATTATTCCCATGAATTTGAGTGAATAAATCTCCACATAACCATTGTAATAAACCATATATAAGGTGGGTCTCACAACAGGTTTTGGTACACAATCTTAATTTTAACTAAAATCGCCTCATTGAAAATCCTAAACAATGGCCGCAAAAATTAAAGCCAATGGATTGGTGAATGGCCCATGTGTTTCAGTGCACTTTCATGGTATGTGCTTTCTCTATTAGTTTTGGACTTCGTTTTTCCCGCTTAAGTAAAACCAAGGCATCCTGATTTTTAAAAAAGGACAGTAGTCTCTCGCCGTGGCTCAGTGAGGCTCCTGATCGGGGTTTGCCGGAACTTGAAGGGCTGGAGTTTAATGTTTTTGCCCCTAAAGCCATAGGAGTGAAACAACTGAAAAGGTAAAGTCCCCATCGTTTTCCATGTTCATATGAATCTAAATAAAGAAAGAGGTGACATGTGCCGCCATTTGTTCATCTTAAACCAAAATCCGGCCTGAGACGGTGTAGGAGAAGAATCATGGAAGGACTTGGTTGATAAATGGTGGGACAACAGAACAGACAAAGTAGTATATAGTTTACTCCGACATCAAGCACAGGAAATGGGTGAAGAAGCACTTCGGTGAAATGAGTCTCCTACTTAGGTATTATCAAAACTGCCACCAGTCAAGAAGGAACAAGTAAACTGACAGTTATAGCATTATTAGAAACGTTATCTCCACGTAAGTGTTTACAAAAATTCTCCACTTCCATCCGAATTGACTCATTAGAGATTGCATCTGATCTTTGGTCAAAATATATAAACTCAGCACAAAAATAGCAAAAATCTCGAGTAACATGTAATTGGAAAACAACGTTTTGCAAAAGTGTTTCAAGAAGTCAACAGATGCACCAAACAACGTTTAACAAGCTCAACTTACGAAGAAAAAGGAGATGATTCTTGTTCTAATAAAGTAGAAAGAGGATGACTAACAAACTATGTACTCTAATACTTAAATAAAAGGGCTTTCGATACTTCTCTCTCCTTATTCAGCTCATTTCACAGCAGCAAGCATCCATCATGTCTCTCTGTCTTAGTATCTTCTTCCCTGTTGAAACACAATGACCACCTCAGTAACAACTATGTGGGAAATGAAAAAAAAGCAAGATTTATTTACGGTCAAGCACTTACTTGATCAGGTCCCGGTTGGCCTGCTGGAGTATTGTTATTCCAGTCTCCAGCTACATTCCTCTGATCTCCCTGTGGAAATGTCTGATTCTGCTCTTGTCCAGGTCCACCATATCCCTGACCAAATCCAGGATTGGGAGCTCCAGCTCCCGGTGCAGGACCATAGTTTCCACCCCCCTGTGGACCGTAATTCCTAGGCCCTCCTTGGTTGTAACCTCCTTGTGGCCCTTGGTTAAAGTTCCCAGGTCCGCCTTGTCCGTAACCACCTGGTGGTCCTTGGTAAGGAGGCACGGGAGATCCCTGGCCTTGATTGTAACCACCCTGATACGGAGGTGGTGGAGATCTCGGAGGGCCTTGGTTGTAACCTCCCTGAAACGGTGGAGGAGGAGCTTGTCCTGGAGGACCATAGCTCTGCTGAGGACCACCATATCCCCCTCCACCACCACCTTGCATTGGCGGTTGCTGACCATACTGAGGGTTTCTTTGGAAGTTTTGAGGACCGCCTTGACGGTCAGGTCTTTGATTGAACTTATCACGGGGTTGTCTTCTGTTAGGCTGAAATGGTGGTGGCCTGTGTGTGATCACTCCGTTCTCATACTTATCTCCTGAAATAAATAAAAAACGAGTAAACAGAATAGTTATTTACACAGTTCCTAGAGTCAGTTTCTATGTATGATGAATCAAAAACCAAAACTCACCTCCATACTCTTTGTTCGCGGGATCGATGTAGGAATCTGGCAATATAAACACCACTCCGGGTAGATCTGTTCGCAACATCGAACAAGTGAGAATTCTATTCACAGTTTCTTCAAAAATAAAGTCACATAAAAAAATATACCCTTGAATTTCTCTGATTCTTCTTCAGTCATAATCGCTTGAAACCCTTGGTAAGTTGTTGTGCTACAAGCGTAGATCTTCTTTTTGGCCTCTTCCAAGCTGTAAATCAACCGCAAACACCCAAAAAAAAAAAAAAAAAAAAAAAAACCCAAAAAAAAAAAAAAAAAAAAAAAAAAAGAACAAGATACAAAGAACCAAGAGACCAAAGACGTATGCATGCACACAAAAGCTTAGTTTAAAAGAAAAAAATAGCATAATGACATAATTTCTCCTATTTCCAGCTGAGAAAATAATAAATTTAAAGTTTTACAATCATTCATGATACTCATACCCATACATGCATGACTCCAATTGCTCAAAGGCTTCACCATTTTGAATTTGAGATAATAATTAGAATTCGATTTCCTATTCTATAGGAAGATCAAGGAGACTACCATATCAAAACTATAGAAAATAATAAAATAATAAAAGTTTCAAAAAATATCGAGACAAATCTAGAAAAATCTGAGAAGATCAACCAAAATATAAAACTAATGTTTATCTACATATATATTATTCCATATTAATTTAGGAAATTATAATATTTCTATTACTTAACTTTTGAAATTATCCACGTGGAAGCGCGCCTATATATATAGAACCCTAAAGCTTCCCAAAATCCTCAATAGCTTCTTTTTTGTCAAAAGATATGAAAGAAACACATCAATTGTAAACAAAAGGTATAATAAGTCCAAAAGGTGAAAGATAATTCTACAATGCCTTCACAAAGCTTAGCTTATTCCCTGCAAGAATCAAATACACCATATTTATTCTCTGTTTTTTTTTCAGCTTGCAAATTACAAGATCAAACTTTACTATTACGGTCAGCCGTGGTTGCAAATAGTATTTCATAGTTGTCATAAAACAGGTCATCAGAGCCTGATAAAGATAGATATGCATATGGCCTATGCTTAGATAAAGATTGAAGTAATGTAATGTACCTTAATTATTTGGATTCGTCTTCTTGTTTTGTAGTTGTGGCCAGTCTTTGTTCTTAGTCATATATCCTATGGCC
This sequence is a window from Brassica oleracea var. oleracea cultivar TO1000 chromosome C1, BOL, whole genome shotgun sequence. Protein-coding genes within it:
- the LOC106305957 gene encoding multiple organellar RNA editing factor 1, mitochondrial-like; the protein is MAMYSHRLRRALLTTTSCLNRSITLSPSSSSVAPSSVTLSVSTVLQRSVLGRFTEVSRAPMRLFSTRQYKLYKEGDEITENTVLFEGCDYNHWLITMDFPKDNPLSPEEMVSTYEKTCAAGLGISLEEAKKKIYACSTTTYQGFQAIMTEEESEKFKDLPGVVFILPDSYIDPANKEYGGDKYENGVITHRPPPFQPNRRQPRDKFNQRPDRQGGPQNFQRNPQYGQQPPMQGGGGGGYGGPQQSYGPPGQAPPPPFQGGYNQGPPRSPPPPYQGGYNQGQGSPVPPYQGPPGGYGQGGPGNFNQGPQGGYNQGGPRNYGPQGGGNYGPAPGAGAPNPGFGQGYGGPGQEQNQTFPQGDQRNVAGDWNNNTPAGQPGPDQGRRY